A single window of Archangium gephyra DNA harbors:
- a CDS encoding aspartate kinase, whose amino-acid sequence MPIVVQKYGGSSVADVEKIRKVALRVKETRERGYQVVVVVSAMGDTTDELLALAKQVSPDPPRRELDMLLTCGERISMALLSMALQEQGVAAISFTGSQSGIITNDAHSQARIVEVRPYRIQDELARGKVVIVAGYQGVSYKREVTTLGRGGSDTTAVALAAALSAESCEIYSDVDGVFSADPRVVPDARKLETLSYDEMQELASAGAKVLNAQAVEFAKAKGIVILARTAHAAGTGTAVQEVAPADTRVRGVTAEAEMAVLSAAVEAVKLPELLEFLDARGVRGRALAFDGLMGQGRTFIAVPLQDVHGLEVLKRDVGARFGEAVTLREEVGTVTAVGAGMNADWSYLRRALGVAEELGARVHAVHTSPLQLTLLVDKQHLKPLTARLHREFLGA is encoded by the coding sequence ATGCCAATCGTGGTTCAGAAGTACGGCGGTTCGTCGGTCGCCGATGTGGAGAAGATCCGCAAGGTCGCACTCCGGGTGAAGGAGACACGGGAGCGGGGCTACCAGGTGGTGGTGGTGGTCTCGGCCATGGGGGACACGACGGACGAGCTGCTGGCGCTGGCCAAGCAGGTGTCGCCGGATCCGCCCCGGCGCGAGCTGGACATGCTGCTGACGTGCGGGGAGCGCATCTCCATGGCTCTGTTGTCGATGGCGCTGCAGGAGCAGGGGGTGGCGGCCATCAGCTTCACGGGGAGCCAGAGCGGCATCATCACGAACGACGCGCACTCGCAGGCGCGCATCGTGGAGGTGAGGCCGTACCGCATCCAGGACGAGCTGGCGCGGGGCAAGGTGGTGATCGTCGCGGGGTACCAGGGCGTCTCGTACAAGCGGGAGGTGACGACGCTGGGGCGAGGGGGCTCGGACACGACGGCGGTGGCGCTGGCGGCGGCGCTGAGCGCGGAGTCGTGTGAGATCTACTCGGACGTGGACGGGGTGTTCAGCGCGGATCCGCGGGTGGTGCCGGACGCGAGGAAGCTGGAGACGCTCTCGTACGACGAGATGCAGGAGCTGGCGAGCGCGGGGGCGAAGGTGCTGAACGCGCAAGCGGTGGAGTTCGCGAAGGCGAAGGGGATCGTCATCCTGGCGCGGACGGCGCATGCGGCGGGGACGGGGACGGCGGTGCAGGAGGTGGCGCCGGCGGACACGCGGGTGAGGGGGGTGACGGCGGAGGCGGAGATGGCGGTGCTGTCGGCGGCGGTGGAGGCGGTGAAGCTGCCGGAGCTGCTGGAGTTCCTGGACGCGCGCGGGGTACGCGGGAGGGCGCTGGCGTTCGATGGGCTGATGGGGCAGGGGAGGACGTTCATCGCGGTGCCGTTGCAGGACGTGCACGGGCTGGAGGTGCTGAAGCGGGACGTGGGGGCGCGCTTCGGGGAGGCGGTGACGCTGCGGGAGGAGGTGGGGACGGTGACGGCGGTGGGCGCGGGGATGAACGCGGACTGGAGCTACCTGAGGAGGGCGCTGGGAGTGGCGGAGGAGCTGGGCGCGAGGGTGCACGCGGTGCACACGTCGCCGTTGCAGCTGACGCTGCTGGTGGACAAGCAGCACCTCAAACCGCTCACGGCGAGGCTGCACCGGGAGTTCCTCGGAGCCTGA
- a CDS encoding adenylate/guanylate cyclase domain-containing protein, protein MQRQSPAPFTNPGADTTAQEIEQTLAQSRASAERSIALYRVWIVSAVGLLSIWPYLAGGSAFSFIVSSVYLAYSLGVLAWTRRRMPRWLGEATLLVDLVSMAAFYVVLPRFDATGQTPRWTLYILPSLLMVTLLSNFLRYSGRFAIASSTVAAVLFLGVSVSQDDFHPAQLSTAAILVVSGFIAASSGARARQNLDAFARLRLLRRYLPKVAVERVLEDPRAGMALGGRSVTVTLLATDLRGFTSMSEKLSPEEVVRQLNAYHATLLEQVERHGGTLDKFIGDGALVVFGFGTEESPQSDHGAAAALACARDMLEALERLNRERAQAGLPPLRMGMGLHTGLVVAGNIGVPGVRLEFTVIGDAVNTAARLEGLTKEAGVPVLISAETVARLEAPSLRELPAMRVRGRDEAVRVFTLP, encoded by the coding sequence GTGCAAAGACAATCCCCCGCACCGTTCACGAACCCGGGCGCCGACACCACGGCCCAGGAGATCGAGCAGACACTCGCCCAGAGCCGGGCCTCCGCCGAGCGGAGCATCGCGCTCTACCGCGTCTGGATCGTGAGCGCCGTGGGGCTGCTCTCGATCTGGCCCTACCTCGCTGGGGGAAGCGCGTTCTCGTTCATCGTCTCCAGCGTCTACCTCGCGTACTCGCTGGGGGTGCTGGCCTGGACACGCCGCCGCATGCCGCGCTGGCTGGGCGAGGCCACGCTGCTGGTCGACCTCGTCTCGATGGCCGCCTTCTACGTGGTGCTCCCGCGCTTCGATGCGACGGGCCAGACGCCGCGCTGGACGCTGTACATCCTCCCCTCGTTGCTGATGGTCACCCTGCTCAGCAACTTCCTGAGGTACTCGGGCCGGTTCGCCATCGCCAGCAGCACGGTGGCGGCGGTGCTGTTCCTGGGGGTGAGCGTCTCGCAGGACGACTTCCACCCGGCGCAGCTCTCCACCGCGGCCATCCTCGTCGTCTCCGGCTTCATCGCCGCGAGCAGTGGTGCGCGGGCCCGTCAGAACCTGGATGCCTTCGCCCGGCTGCGCCTCTTGCGCCGGTACCTGCCGAAGGTCGCGGTGGAGCGGGTGCTGGAGGATCCGCGCGCGGGCATGGCACTGGGCGGCCGCTCCGTCACGGTGACGCTGCTGGCGACGGACCTGCGCGGCTTCACCTCGATGAGCGAGAAGCTCTCGCCGGAGGAGGTGGTGCGCCAGCTCAACGCGTACCACGCCACGCTGCTCGAGCAGGTGGAGCGGCACGGGGGCACGCTCGACAAGTTCATCGGGGACGGAGCGCTGGTGGTGTTCGGCTTCGGCACGGAGGAGTCGCCCCAGTCGGACCACGGCGCGGCGGCGGCGCTGGCCTGTGCGCGGGACATGCTGGAGGCGCTCGAGCGCCTCAACCGTGAGCGGGCCCAGGCGGGCCTGCCACCGTTGCGGATGGGAATGGGGCTGCACACGGGCCTGGTGGTGGCGGGGAACATTGGCGTGCCCGGTGTGCGGCTGGAGTTCACGGTGATTGGAGACGCGGTCAATACCGCCGCGCGGCTGGAGGGGCTCACCAAGGAGGCCGGGGTGCCGGTGCTCATCTCGGCGGAGACGGTGGCCCGGCTGGAGGCGCCTTCGCTGCGCGAGCTGCCCGCGATGCGGGTCCGGGGCAGGGACGAGGCGGTGCGGGTCTTCACGCTGCCCTGA
- a CDS encoding N,N-dimethylformamidase beta subunit family domain-containing protein, whose product MAKGVRIIGVLAAVLCLLGLAGGCEETGSGTGDSNGGGRDNPPLQRSDGGEPDIVDGGPTAPPPEDGGTDPVPIPPHDGQAIRKENARPGTSAWRIKRGANNNEIEGYALVSTVTQGERVPIAVSVTGGPRKFSWEVYRLGYYGGLGGREVVRGGPLQAVPQAPCPPQKPTGIIACNWTPTLELETNASWVRGVYVVKLVREDGYQRYVPFFVRDVEPRSEVTVIIPTTTWAAYNTWGGTSLYDDKFRVTGKGRAFQSSFDRPYYRGQGSGHLLDDEQGLIMWLEAQGLDVAYVPNEELERSGDALREAKVLMLSGHDEYWTRTLRDRADKAVAEGRSIINLGANQAYWQVRLEPAVDGRPRRIVTCYKGDAEDPVGVRSPDRTAKFRDLATPRPENALLGVMFSSRWHQFAFPTVITNANHWAFEGTGLRNGDTLWKANGYEQDQVVDNAQSPAGLEVLAESPALSLQGAFGFGQMVVFRKGSAWVFSAGGVDFVHTLGTSDAADPRAARLVANVLYRALGRAVPRDLVVLPATPLPKPRGTYASAVRTVAGEAGRRGDQDGGPGRGLLAAPIAVAVLPGGGWAVADAMANKVKRVAPDGSISTLSSVRLNGPMGIAADAQGNVYVSDSDNQCIRRITPDGTTTVFAGGVSEPGLVDGPAAQARFNQPAGLTLTPQGELLVADLGNGVIRRIDLLAPDSPVTTLPANLWLYRPSAVAVGPDGTVYVVETGMSRVMALRNGTVSVVAGSPPGGFADGTGENARMLPYLGLAVLADGSLAVSDPGNYRVRRITPGGEVTTLAGSGRFGSRNGNGGDADLVLPAGLAVGPDGTLYVAESGNALLRAITP is encoded by the coding sequence ATGGCGAAGGGTGTTCGGATCATCGGGGTGTTGGCTGCCGTACTCTGCCTCCTGGGCCTGGCCGGAGGATGTGAGGAGACGGGGTCGGGGACGGGCGATTCGAATGGTGGCGGGCGCGACAATCCCCCGCTGCAGCGCTCGGATGGTGGAGAGCCGGACATCGTGGACGGAGGTCCGACGGCGCCGCCTCCCGAGGACGGCGGGACGGATCCGGTTCCAATTCCCCCTCATGATGGGCAGGCGATCCGCAAGGAGAACGCGCGTCCGGGGACGAGTGCGTGGCGCATCAAGCGGGGCGCCAACAACAACGAGATTGAAGGGTACGCGCTCGTCTCCACGGTGACGCAGGGCGAGCGGGTGCCGATCGCGGTCTCGGTGACGGGAGGGCCGCGCAAGTTCAGCTGGGAGGTGTACCGGCTCGGCTATTACGGAGGGCTGGGAGGCCGGGAGGTGGTGCGCGGAGGGCCGCTGCAGGCGGTGCCGCAGGCGCCGTGCCCGCCGCAGAAGCCCACGGGCATCATCGCGTGCAACTGGACGCCGACGCTGGAGCTCGAGACGAACGCGAGCTGGGTGCGCGGGGTGTACGTGGTGAAGCTGGTGCGGGAGGACGGCTACCAGCGCTACGTGCCGTTCTTCGTGAGGGATGTGGAGCCGCGCTCGGAGGTGACGGTGATCATCCCGACGACGACGTGGGCGGCCTACAACACCTGGGGTGGCACGAGCCTCTACGACGACAAGTTCCGAGTCACCGGGAAGGGCCGTGCCTTCCAGTCCTCGTTCGATCGGCCCTACTACCGGGGCCAGGGCTCGGGGCACCTGCTGGACGACGAGCAGGGGCTGATCATGTGGCTGGAGGCCCAGGGGCTGGACGTGGCGTACGTGCCCAACGAGGAGCTGGAGCGGAGCGGGGACGCGCTGCGCGAGGCGAAGGTGCTGATGCTCTCGGGGCACGACGAGTACTGGACGCGCACCCTGCGTGATCGGGCGGACAAGGCGGTGGCCGAGGGCCGGTCGATCATCAATCTCGGAGCGAACCAGGCCTACTGGCAGGTGCGGCTGGAGCCGGCGGTGGATGGGCGGCCGAGGCGCATCGTCACCTGCTACAAGGGGGACGCGGAGGATCCGGTGGGGGTGAGGAGTCCGGATCGGACGGCGAAGTTCAGGGACCTGGCCACGCCGCGTCCGGAGAACGCGCTGTTGGGGGTGATGTTCTCCAGCCGGTGGCACCAGTTCGCGTTCCCCACGGTCATCACGAATGCGAACCACTGGGCCTTCGAGGGGACGGGGCTGAGGAACGGGGACACGCTGTGGAAGGCGAACGGCTACGAGCAGGACCAGGTGGTGGACAACGCCCAGTCGCCCGCGGGGCTGGAGGTGCTGGCGGAGTCCCCGGCGTTGTCGCTGCAGGGGGCGTTCGGCTTCGGGCAGATGGTGGTGTTCCGCAAGGGGAGCGCGTGGGTGTTCTCGGCGGGAGGCGTGGACTTCGTGCACACGCTGGGGACGAGCGACGCGGCGGATCCTCGTGCGGCGCGCCTGGTGGCGAACGTGCTCTACCGTGCGTTGGGGAGGGCGGTGCCGAGGGATCTGGTGGTGCTCCCGGCGACGCCGTTGCCGAAGCCACGGGGCACCTACGCTTCGGCGGTGCGCACGGTGGCGGGCGAGGCGGGCCGGCGAGGTGATCAAGATGGTGGACCGGGCCGTGGGCTGCTGGCGGCGCCCATCGCGGTGGCGGTGCTGCCCGGTGGAGGCTGGGCGGTGGCGGACGCGATGGCCAACAAGGTGAAGCGGGTGGCGCCGGATGGGAGCATCTCGACGCTCTCGTCGGTGCGGCTCAACGGCCCGATGGGGATTGCCGCGGACGCGCAGGGGAACGTCTACGTCTCCGACTCGGACAACCAATGCATCCGCCGCATCACGCCGGACGGGACGACGACGGTGTTCGCCGGAGGGGTGTCGGAGCCGGGCCTGGTGGATGGGCCGGCGGCGCAGGCGCGCTTCAACCAGCCGGCGGGGCTGACCCTCACGCCGCAGGGCGAGTTGCTGGTGGCGGACCTGGGCAATGGCGTCATCCGGCGGATCGATCTGCTGGCTCCGGACAGCCCGGTGACGACGCTGCCGGCGAACCTGTGGCTGTACCGGCCCTCGGCGGTGGCGGTGGGGCCGGACGGGACGGTGTACGTGGTGGAGACGGGGATGTCGCGCGTGATGGCGCTGCGCAACGGCACGGTGAGCGTGGTGGCGGGCTCGCCGCCGGGAGGCTTCGCGGACGGGACCGGGGAGAACGCACGGATGCTGCCGTACCTGGGCCTGGCGGTGCTGGCGGACGGGAGCCTGGCGGTGTCGGATCCAGGCAACTACCGGGTGCGGCGCATCACTCCGGGCGGCGAGGTGACGACGCTGGCGGGCTCGGGCCGCTTCGGTTCGCGCAATGGAAACGGGGGCGACGCGGACCTGGTGCTGCCCGCGGGGCTCGCGGTGGGCCCGGACGGAACGCTGTACGTGGCGGAGTCGGGCAACGCGCTGCTGCGCGCCATCACGCCGTGA
- a CDS encoding ATP-binding protein, with the protein MGTKASGEVCGECGGRTYLIERRGDRAHARVCTCSARCGLCEGRGYAYETREETFSAKVGPKRYEVLVPCVCQHRARRIDHFNTVGLPSVAAHASFENYRAFNEAQDRARNGAMHFAHHYAKGGVNKGFILSGPVGTGKTHLLAATLKHLVLEVGLEARYVEISLLYATIRRGFQEGKSGGEIIGPLSDVEVLAIDEMGKGRGSQFEMETLDELIARRYNAGRTTLFATNYSLEPERKSVRTAAPSGYRTTEDAKTAARDVELLRERVGERIYSRLCEMCSFVELPKETPDQRRMRQELDVRPGPPPGGMRGPGR; encoded by the coding sequence ATGGGCACCAAGGCGAGCGGCGAGGTGTGTGGCGAGTGTGGAGGGCGGACGTACCTCATCGAGCGGCGCGGAGACCGGGCGCATGCACGGGTGTGCACGTGCTCGGCCCGGTGCGGGCTGTGTGAGGGACGCGGGTACGCCTACGAGACGCGCGAGGAGACCTTCAGCGCGAAGGTGGGCCCCAAGCGCTACGAGGTGCTCGTGCCGTGCGTCTGCCAGCACCGGGCCAGGCGCATCGATCACTTCAACACCGTGGGGCTGCCCAGCGTGGCGGCGCACGCGAGCTTCGAGAACTACCGGGCCTTCAACGAGGCGCAGGACCGGGCCCGCAACGGGGCGATGCACTTCGCCCACCACTACGCCAAGGGCGGGGTGAACAAGGGCTTCATCCTCAGTGGCCCGGTGGGCACGGGGAAGACGCACCTGCTGGCCGCCACGCTCAAGCACCTGGTGCTCGAGGTGGGCCTGGAGGCGCGCTACGTCGAAATCTCCCTGCTCTACGCCACCATCCGGCGCGGCTTCCAGGAGGGAAAGAGCGGCGGGGAGATCATCGGCCCCCTGTCGGATGTGGAGGTGCTGGCCATCGACGAGATGGGCAAGGGGCGCGGCAGCCAGTTCGAGATGGAGACGCTCGATGAGCTGATCGCCCGGCGCTACAACGCGGGGCGCACCACCCTCTTCGCGACGAACTACTCGCTGGAGCCCGAGCGCAAGAGCGTCCGGACCGCGGCGCCGAGCGGCTACCGCACCACGGAGGACGCGAAGACCGCGGCCCGCGACGTGGAACTGCTGCGCGAGCGCGTGGGCGAGCGCATCTACAGCCGCCTGTGCGAGATGTGCAGCTTCGTGGAGCTGCCCAAGGAGACGCCGGATCAGCGGCGCATGAGGCAGGAGTTGGATGTCCGCCCGGGTCCCCCTCCGGGCGGCATGCGCGGCCCGGGACGCTGA
- a CDS encoding tetratricopeptide repeat protein yields MRRTLLLSLLLLATTANAQDKKAPRDANLGKKSSTAVVDKSLAGDISRKKEKQDNAPALQYDQFRLGVEGQVATKRREQIESLKKIISLSADQKEQPSLLFRLGELYWEESKFYFFEANRKDDELIDAMNRGDSAAQSRAKAGKAELLTRMKQYGKLALEQYTKIVQEYPDFERSDEVLFFLGTYLMEDGQDRKALVAFKRLVEKHPKSKYIPDAYLAFGEYYFNNSKGKHADLEKALAAYKKAAEFPESQVYAFALYKQGWCHFNLGDYTSAKDKWKAVVLYGELAGAQAVEKDGAANKKGSSLVREARTDYVRAYAREGDVTLAREDFSKVATNPDDRFAMMRTLANMYYGDGKDREAAITYNTLIKEKPLSPEAPGFQGRIVDIVLRMGNKERTVTQVRRLVKIMKEVEGSGVIKEEKDKKALEEAKDLAERTLSNLAVTWHNEAKKTREEATFGYADMIYSDYLTLFPESNKAYDLRFFWAELLNDNLQKFDKAAANYTLVVLQDVKQLEAKDEKGNPKPGKPGKWLNNAAYNAVLAYDEMVKDAEAKGLFKDEISKDIRKKANIPQGKKDLLEACERYLKYVPKGDKKVEIAFKAANIYYRHNHFDEAVLRFSEIALGSPEYKFETGERAAEIAANLILDSYNLLEDWAKVNEWARKFYANDKLATGKFRDELSKVIEQSSFKLVSQLEAKNQFAKAAEAYLSFVADFPQTEIADVALFNASVDYYKAKMLDKAIQVRQRIIEQYPSSRFVPECVYNNAEALEAIGDFLESADVYEQYVEGYEASKSGGSARPAPARAKKGKGKGKAPVVVSDKPGAPQKWEESKAQVALFNAATYREGLGQYKEALALRERYLTLWPKAKDAEDVFLAIVDLHEKTGNYIKAMTQLEEYERQYMRSPSKFLMAEGRIVDIYENKLRRPKDTERLYARILDYYEKLPKRLQTSLEKSALEPVARAQFRSVEPDFQFYSRVKLSWGRPASPEKFKASIKDKNDSRAVVEKKYVQTVQIGAAEPGICALHRLGLVYDNFADKLINAPMPPGIDEETEMALRDEFGNNAQPLKESAAEAFGNAVAKARELDIYNNCAAESLKLLRTTYRPEQFPTMVEEKVALSKGNDLVIGGDLLTAIQDVPPPVVETATAEQTQTQQAAEDVSDLAKRLQQQTATQVDGPSAPTKEGTPKKAGTDEQEPEDFL; encoded by the coding sequence ATGCGCCGCACGCTCCTCCTCAGCCTTCTGCTCCTGGCCACGACGGCCAACGCGCAGGACAAGAAAGCGCCGCGCGACGCCAACCTCGGCAAGAAGAGCTCCACTGCCGTGGTGGACAAGTCGCTCGCTGGCGATATCAGCCGCAAGAAGGAGAAGCAGGACAACGCGCCCGCCCTCCAATACGACCAGTTCCGTCTCGGCGTGGAAGGCCAGGTCGCCACCAAGCGCCGCGAGCAGATCGAGTCGCTCAAGAAGATCATCTCCCTCTCGGCGGACCAGAAGGAGCAGCCCTCGCTGCTCTTCCGCCTGGGCGAGCTGTACTGGGAGGAGTCGAAGTTCTACTTCTTCGAGGCGAACCGCAAGGACGACGAGCTCATCGACGCGATGAACCGCGGTGACTCCGCGGCGCAGAGCCGCGCCAAGGCGGGCAAGGCCGAGCTGCTCACGCGGATGAAGCAGTACGGCAAGCTCGCGCTCGAGCAGTACACGAAGATCGTCCAGGAGTACCCGGACTTCGAGCGCTCCGACGAGGTGCTCTTCTTCCTCGGCACCTACCTGATGGAGGACGGCCAGGACCGCAAGGCGCTGGTGGCCTTCAAGCGCCTGGTGGAGAAGCACCCCAAGTCCAAGTACATCCCCGACGCCTACCTGGCCTTCGGCGAGTACTACTTCAACAACTCGAAGGGCAAGCACGCGGACCTGGAGAAGGCGCTCGCCGCCTACAAGAAGGCCGCCGAGTTCCCCGAGAGCCAGGTGTACGCCTTCGCCCTCTACAAGCAGGGCTGGTGCCACTTCAACCTCGGCGACTACACCAGCGCCAAGGACAAGTGGAAGGCCGTGGTGCTCTACGGCGAGCTGGCCGGCGCGCAGGCCGTGGAGAAGGACGGCGCGGCCAACAAGAAGGGCAGCTCGCTGGTGCGCGAGGCGCGTACCGACTACGTCCGCGCCTACGCCCGCGAGGGTGACGTGACGCTGGCCCGCGAGGACTTCTCCAAGGTCGCCACCAACCCGGATGACCGCTTCGCGATGATGCGGACGCTGGCCAACATGTATTACGGCGATGGCAAGGACCGCGAGGCGGCCATCACCTACAACACCCTCATCAAGGAGAAGCCGCTCTCTCCCGAGGCCCCGGGCTTCCAGGGCCGCATCGTCGACATCGTCCTCCGCATGGGCAACAAGGAGCGCACCGTCACGCAGGTGCGCCGGCTCGTGAAGATCATGAAGGAGGTCGAGGGCTCCGGTGTCATCAAGGAGGAGAAGGACAAGAAGGCGCTCGAGGAGGCCAAGGATCTGGCCGAGCGCACCCTGTCCAACCTCGCCGTCACCTGGCACAACGAGGCGAAGAAGACGCGCGAGGAGGCCACGTTCGGCTACGCCGACATGATCTACTCGGACTACCTCACGCTCTTCCCGGAGAGCAACAAGGCGTATGACCTGCGCTTCTTCTGGGCCGAGCTCCTCAACGACAACCTCCAGAAGTTCGACAAGGCCGCGGCCAACTACACGCTCGTCGTGTTGCAGGACGTCAAGCAGCTGGAGGCCAAGGACGAGAAGGGCAACCCCAAGCCGGGCAAGCCGGGCAAGTGGCTGAACAACGCCGCGTACAACGCCGTGCTCGCCTATGACGAGATGGTGAAGGACGCCGAGGCCAAGGGGCTCTTCAAGGATGAGATCAGCAAGGACATCCGCAAGAAGGCCAACATCCCGCAGGGCAAGAAGGATCTGCTGGAGGCCTGCGAGCGCTACCTGAAGTACGTGCCCAAGGGCGACAAGAAGGTGGAGATCGCCTTCAAGGCGGCCAACATCTACTACCGCCACAACCACTTCGACGAGGCGGTGCTGCGCTTCAGCGAGATCGCGCTCGGCTCGCCCGAGTACAAGTTCGAGACCGGCGAGCGCGCCGCGGAGATCGCCGCCAACCTGATTCTCGACTCGTACAACCTGCTCGAGGACTGGGCGAAGGTGAACGAGTGGGCGCGTAAGTTCTACGCCAACGACAAGCTGGCCACCGGCAAGTTCCGCGACGAGCTCTCCAAGGTCATCGAGCAGTCCAGCTTCAAGCTGGTGAGCCAGCTCGAGGCCAAGAACCAGTTCGCCAAGGCGGCCGAGGCCTACCTGTCCTTCGTGGCGGACTTCCCGCAGACGGAGATCGCCGACGTGGCGCTCTTCAACGCCTCGGTGGACTACTACAAGGCGAAGATGCTGGATAAGGCCATCCAGGTGCGCCAGCGCATCATCGAGCAGTACCCGTCCTCGCGCTTCGTGCCGGAGTGCGTCTACAACAACGCGGAGGCGCTGGAGGCCATCGGTGACTTCCTCGAGTCCGCGGACGTGTACGAGCAGTACGTGGAGGGCTACGAGGCCAGCAAGAGTGGTGGCTCGGCCCGTCCGGCCCCCGCCCGCGCCAAGAAGGGCAAGGGCAAGGGCAAGGCCCCCGTGGTGGTGTCCGACAAGCCCGGCGCCCCGCAGAAGTGGGAGGAGTCCAAGGCCCAGGTGGCGCTCTTCAACGCGGCCACCTACCGCGAGGGGCTCGGCCAGTACAAGGAGGCCCTCGCCCTGCGCGAGCGCTACCTGACGCTCTGGCCCAAGGCCAAGGACGCCGAGGACGTGTTCCTGGCCATCGTGGACCTGCACGAGAAGACGGGCAACTACATCAAGGCCATGACGCAGCTGGAGGAGTACGAGCGCCAGTACATGCGCAGCCCCAGCAAGTTCCTCATGGCCGAGGGCCGCATCGTCGACATCTACGAGAACAAGCTGCGCCGTCCCAAGGACACCGAGCGCCTCTACGCCCGCATCCTCGACTACTACGAGAAGCTGCCCAAGCGTCTGCAGACGTCGCTGGAGAAGTCGGCGCTGGAGCCCGTGGCCCGTGCCCAGTTCCGCAGCGTGGAGCCGGACTTCCAGTTCTACTCGCGCGTCAAGCTGTCCTGGGGCCGCCCGGCCAGCCCGGAGAAGTTCAAGGCCTCCATCAAGGACAAGAACGACTCGCGCGCGGTGGTGGAGAAGAAGTACGTGCAGACGGTGCAGATCGGCGCGGCCGAGCCCGGCATCTGCGCCCTGCACCGCCTGGGCCTCGTCTACGACAACTTCGCCGACAAGCTCATCAACGCTCCCATGCCCCCGGGCATCGACGAGGAGACGGAGATGGCCCTGCGCGACGAGTTCGGCAACAACGCCCAGCCGCTCAAGGAGAGCGCCGCCGAGGCCTTCGGCAACGCCGTGGCCAAGGCCCGGGAGCTGGACATCTACAACAACTGCGCGGCCGAGAGCTTGAAGCTGCTGCGCACCACCTACCGCCCGGAGCAGTTCCCCACCATGGTCGAGGAGAAGGTGGCCCTGTCCAAGGGCAATGACCTGGTCATCGGTGGAGATCTGCTCACCGCCATCCAGGACGTGCCGCCGCCTGTCGTCGAGACGGCCACGGCCGAGCAGACGCAGACCCAGCAGGCCGCCGAGGACGTGTCGGATCTGGCCAAGCGGCTGCAGCAGCAGACGGCCACCCAGGTCGATGGTCCGTCCGCTCCCACCAAGGAAGGGACGCCCAAGAAGGCCGGGACGGACGAGCAGGAACCGGAGGACTTCCTCTAA
- the gltE gene encoding adventurous gliding motility TPR repeat lipoprotein GltE — protein sequence MMRSLLLAALAALFAAGCAGPTAATTGNTGTTGGKTTKANEPPPISNRAKLLFEDALSALEAQKKANALDYPSLERKFKAALDADPNVAEADYNLGVLAERQGNTQEAISRYQAALKKKPTLRQASENLAVIAQNAGDTSGAVSIYQGILKIYPDDGNARARLAEIYRQTGDQEKAMELARAALMREPQSVTAYKVMMRSYLERKQLAMAKLVALRAMKIDQNDPELHHTIGLILLQEDKKDAARLSFKRAVEVRADYVPSRVQLAQMELDAEDYPGAEEHLRRILQADSKNAAAHLNLGIAYKGQGQLDKAMQEYDEAEKLDPKMAAIYFNRAVMLHRHKGAPERAIELYRKYITMSGGEVALNAEHPIFGLLREAESIVQAQREALAAEEQQKQLEELQKKQQEAMKAEEAKQGGNVTPASGTDAPPQTTPAGGTPPPAADAPPAAGQQPAAGQPPAAAPQQKNPAKTEPAEPSDDIF from the coding sequence ATGATGCGCTCACTCCTCCTGGCCGCGCTCGCGGCGCTGTTCGCCGCGGGCTGCGCGGGCCCCACCGCCGCCACCACCGGCAACACCGGCACCACCGGTGGCAAGACGACCAAGGCCAACGAGCCGCCCCCCATCTCCAACCGCGCCAAGCTCCTCTTCGAGGATGCCCTCAGCGCGCTGGAGGCACAGAAGAAGGCCAACGCCCTGGACTACCCGTCGCTCGAGCGGAAGTTCAAGGCCGCGCTGGACGCGGACCCGAACGTGGCCGAGGCCGACTACAACCTGGGTGTCCTCGCCGAGCGGCAGGGCAACACCCAGGAGGCCATCTCCCGCTACCAGGCCGCCCTCAAGAAGAAGCCCACCCTGCGCCAGGCCTCCGAGAACCTGGCGGTGATCGCCCAGAACGCGGGCGACACCTCCGGCGCGGTGTCCATCTACCAGGGCATCCTCAAGATCTACCCGGACGACGGCAACGCCCGCGCTCGTCTGGCGGAGATCTACCGGCAGACCGGTGACCAGGAGAAGGCCATGGAGCTGGCGCGCGCCGCCCTCATGCGCGAGCCCCAGTCCGTCACCGCCTACAAGGTGATGATGCGCAGCTACCTGGAGCGCAAGCAGCTGGCCATGGCCAAGCTGGTGGCCCTGCGCGCCATGAAGATCGACCAGAACGATCCCGAGCTGCACCACACCATCGGCCTCATCCTCCTGCAGGAGGACAAGAAGGACGCCGCGCGCCTGTCCTTCAAGCGCGCCGTCGAGGTCCGCGCCGACTACGTGCCCTCGCGCGTGCAGCTGGCGCAGATGGAGCTGGACGCGGAGGACTACCCCGGCGCCGAGGAGCACCTGCGCCGCATCCTCCAGGCCGACAGCAAGAACGCCGCCGCCCACCTCAACCTCGGCATCGCCTACAAGGGCCAGGGCCAGCTGGACAAGGCCATGCAGGAGTACGACGAGGCGGAGAAGCTCGACCCGAAGATGGCGGCCATCTACTTCAACCGCGCCGTCATGCTGCACCGCCACAAGGGTGCTCCCGAGCGGGCCATCGAGCTGTACCGCAAGTACATCACCATGTCCGGCGGCGAGGTGGCCCTCAACGCCGAGCACCCCATCTTCGGGCTGCTGCGCGAGGCGGAGTCCATCGTCCAGGCCCAGCGCGAGGCCCTGGCCGCCGAGGAGCAGCAGAAGCAGCTCGAGGAGCTCCAGAAGAAGCAGCAGGAGGCGATGAAGGCCGAGGAGGCCAAGCAGGGTGGCAACGTCACCCCCGCTTCGGGCACCGACGCCCCGCCCCAGACCACCCCGGCCGGTGGCACCCCGCCTCCCGCCGCCGACGCCCCTCCCGCCGCCGGCCAGCAGCCCGCCGCCGGCCAACCGCCCGCCGCCGCGCCTCAGCAGAAGAATCCAGCCAAGACGGAACCTGCCGAGCCGTCTGACGACATCTTCTAG